One genomic region from Pseudomonas hormoni encodes:
- the nadE gene encoding ammonia-dependent NAD(+) synthetase, translating into MQAVQREIAEQLKVQPPFADKAALEAEIARRITFIQDCLVNSGLKTLVLGISGGVDSLTAGLLAQRAMLELRTRTGDDNYKFIAVRLPYETQFDEHDAQASVDFIKPDERHTVNIGPAVKSLANEVAAFEGKHAVSVDFVLGNTKARMRMVAQYTIAGAAQGLVIGTDHAAEAVMGFFTKFGDGACDLAPLSGLVKNQVRAIARSFGAPESLVEKIPTADLEDLSPGKPDEASHGVTYAEIDAFLHGEPVREEAFKIICDTYKKTHHKRVMPFAP; encoded by the coding sequence ATGCAAGCCGTACAGCGTGAGATTGCTGAGCAGCTCAAGGTTCAACCACCATTCGCCGACAAGGCCGCCCTCGAGGCGGAAATCGCCCGGCGCATCACCTTCATCCAGGATTGCCTGGTCAATTCCGGGCTCAAGACCCTGGTGCTTGGCATCAGCGGCGGAGTCGATTCCCTGACCGCCGGCCTGCTGGCCCAGCGCGCCATGCTCGAACTGCGCACCCGCACCGGTGATGACAACTACAAGTTCATCGCCGTGCGCCTGCCGTACGAAACCCAGTTCGATGAACACGACGCACAGGCTTCGGTGGATTTCATCAAGCCGGACGAGCGTCACACCGTGAACATCGGCCCGGCGGTCAAATCCCTGGCCAATGAAGTGGCAGCCTTCGAAGGCAAGCACGCGGTGTCGGTGGATTTCGTCCTCGGCAACACCAAGGCGCGGATGCGCATGGTCGCCCAGTACACCATCGCCGGCGCGGCCCAAGGCCTGGTGATCGGCACCGATCACGCGGCAGAAGCGGTGATGGGTTTCTTCACCAAGTTCGGTGACGGTGCTTGCGACCTGGCACCGTTGAGCGGCCTGGTGAAAAACCAGGTCCGGGCCATTGCCCGCAGTTTCGGCGCACCGGAATCGCTGGTGGAAAAAATCCCGACCGCCGACCTGGAAGACCTGTCGCCGGGCAAACCGGATGAAGCGTCCCACGGCGTGACCTACGCCGAGATCGACGCATTCCTGCACGGTGAGCCGGTGCGTGAAGAGGCGTTCAAGATCATCTGTGATACCTATAAAAAGACCCATCACAAGCGAGTGATGCCGTTTGCGCCGTGA
- a CDS encoding LysR family transcriptional regulator — translation MLNKRYLPSITALQCFEAVTRHLSFTRAAEELNLTQSAVSKQVAQLEELLQHLLFRRVRRRLQMTPAGDLYLVEVRKILTQVEMSTHYLRSYGGETEVLRVSTPPTFGARWLVPRLKGWRLRHPSIHLDLCSEQEADDLLQGRSDLAFYFGQGSRPRTECLKLFGEELVPVCAPGSLPATPFTDPTQLTDLVLLQNASRPQAWHDWFDSQGYHTEHSYHGPRFETFYMCIRAAQVGCGVALLPRFLVEEELADGKLVIPWQHAMPSSDAYYLAYPEHSAEVPKVRDFVKWMLEQIDSPDAPQI, via the coding sequence ATGCTGAATAAACGTTACCTGCCGTCGATCACCGCGCTGCAGTGTTTCGAGGCCGTGACCCGGCATTTGAGCTTCACACGGGCCGCCGAAGAGCTGAACCTGACCCAGAGCGCGGTCAGCAAACAGGTCGCGCAACTGGAAGAATTGCTGCAACACCTGCTGTTCCGCCGGGTGCGCCGACGCCTGCAAATGACCCCGGCCGGTGATTTGTACCTGGTCGAAGTACGAAAAATCCTCACGCAAGTCGAGATGTCGACCCACTACCTGCGTTCCTACGGCGGGGAAACCGAAGTCCTGCGCGTCTCCACCCCTCCAACCTTCGGCGCCCGCTGGCTGGTGCCCCGCTTGAAAGGTTGGCGCCTGCGTCACCCGTCGATCCATCTGGACCTGTGCAGCGAGCAGGAAGCCGATGACCTGCTGCAAGGTCGCAGCGATCTGGCGTTCTATTTCGGCCAGGGTTCCCGGCCCCGCACCGAATGCCTGAAGCTGTTCGGCGAAGAGCTGGTTCCCGTGTGTGCACCGGGCAGCCTGCCGGCTACACCGTTCACCGATCCCACCCAACTCACCGACCTGGTCCTGCTGCAAAACGCCTCCCGACCGCAGGCCTGGCACGACTGGTTCGACAGTCAGGGTTACCACACCGAACACAGCTACCACGGGCCGCGCTTCGAGACCTTCTACATGTGCATCCGCGCCGCGCAGGTCGGCTGCGGCGTGGCGCTGTTGCCGCGGTTTCTGGTGGAAGAGGAATTGGCTGACGGCAAACTGGTCATACCCTGGCAGCATGCGATGCCCAGTTCCGACGCCTATTACCTGGCGTATCCGGAGCATTCGGCGGAAGTGCCCAAGGTGCGGGACTTTGTGAAGTGGATGCTGGAGCAGATTGATAGCCCGGATGCACCGCAGATTTGA
- a CDS encoding transglutaminase family protein codes for MSARYQIFHDTHYHYDSPVSLAQQLAHLWPRSCAWQHCTEQQLQISPDPTSRRDELDVFGNPLTRLAFERPHDELLVNARLTVEVLSRPTLDFNQSPAWEETRNALTYSSQPLSPELLEACRFRFESPYVHLKRNFVEFSESCFPAGRPLLLGVQALMEKIFSEFTFDAEATQVATPLVEVLERRRGVCQDFAHLMLACVRSRGLAARYISGYLLTQPPPGQPRLIGADASHAWVSVFCPVLGWVDFDPTNNVQPALEHITLAWGRDFSDVSPLRGVILGGGNHDPEVRVTVMPLE; via the coding sequence ATGAGCGCCCGTTACCAGATTTTCCACGATACCCATTATCACTACGACAGCCCGGTGTCCCTCGCCCAGCAATTGGCGCACCTGTGGCCGCGATCGTGTGCCTGGCAGCACTGCACCGAGCAGCAATTGCAGATCAGCCCCGACCCGACATCGCGGCGGGACGAATTGGATGTGTTCGGCAACCCGCTGACCCGACTGGCATTCGAGCGGCCGCACGATGAACTACTGGTAAACGCCCGGCTCACCGTCGAGGTGCTGTCCAGGCCAACGCTGGATTTCAATCAATCTCCGGCCTGGGAAGAAACCCGCAACGCCCTGACCTACAGCAGTCAGCCGCTTTCTCCTGAATTGCTGGAAGCTTGCCGTTTCCGGTTCGAATCGCCCTATGTGCATCTGAAGCGCAACTTCGTCGAGTTCTCGGAAAGTTGTTTCCCGGCGGGCCGTCCACTGTTGCTCGGCGTTCAGGCGCTGATGGAGAAGATCTTCAGCGAGTTCACCTTCGACGCCGAAGCGACCCAGGTGGCAACGCCGCTGGTGGAAGTGCTGGAGCGCCGGCGCGGGGTTTGCCAGGACTTCGCTCACCTGATGCTCGCTTGCGTGCGTTCCCGTGGGTTGGCGGCTCGTTACATCAGCGGCTACCTGCTGACTCAGCCACCGCCCGGCCAGCCACGTCTGATCGGCGCCGATGCCTCGCATGCCTGGGTTTCGGTTTTTTGCCCGGTGCTGGGCTGGGTGGATTTCGATCCGACCAACAATGTGCAACCGGCGCTGGAACACATCACCCTGGCCTGGGGCCGGGATTTCTCCGATGTCTCGCCGTTGCGCGGGGTGATTCTGGGCGGCGGAAATCACGACCCGGAAGTCCGCGTCACCGTAATGCCTCTGGAATAA
- a CDS encoding TIGR00730 family Rossman fold protein: MSLASVCVFCGASTGTNPAYREAAVALGRALAERKLTLVYGGGAVGLMGVVADAALAAGGEVIGIIPQSLKDKEIGHSGLTRLEVVDGMHARKARMAELSDAFIALPGGLGTLEELFEVWTWGQLGYHGKPLGLLEVNGFYSKLTGFLDHIVGEGFVREAHRDMLQVSESPQTLLDALDAWQPTVVPKWTEQKPS; the protein is encoded by the coding sequence ATGTCTTTAGCATCCGTTTGTGTATTTTGCGGTGCCAGCACCGGCACCAATCCGGCTTATCGTGAAGCGGCTGTCGCCCTCGGGCGAGCATTGGCCGAGCGCAAGCTGACCCTGGTCTATGGCGGCGGCGCCGTCGGGCTGATGGGCGTTGTGGCCGATGCCGCACTGGCGGCCGGCGGGGAGGTGATCGGAATCATCCCGCAAAGCCTCAAGGACAAGGAAATCGGCCACAGCGGCCTGACTCGCCTGGAAGTGGTCGACGGCATGCATGCGCGAAAGGCGCGGATGGCCGAGCTCAGCGACGCGTTTATCGCACTGCCCGGCGGCCTGGGCACTCTGGAAGAACTGTTCGAAGTCTGGACCTGGGGCCAGCTCGGCTACCACGGCAAACCGCTGGGACTGCTGGAAGTGAACGGTTTCTACAGCAAATTGACCGGTTTTCTTGATCATATCGTCGGCGAAGGCTTCGTTCGCGAAGCACACCGTGACATGCTGCAAGTGAGCGAATCGCCGCAAACCCTGCTCGATGCCCTGGATGCCTGGCAGCCGACCGTGGTGCCAAAGTGGACAGAGCAAAAACCCAGCTAA
- a CDS encoding circularly permuted type 2 ATP-grasp protein: MPDLLDRYPLTAGTYHELLDDSGAVRPHWRRLFDQLQRSTPAQLVQRQALLTRQIQENGVTYNVYADPKGADRPWELDLLPHVIAADEWALLSAGIAQRARLLNAVLADLYGPQRLIAEGLLPAELVFGHNNFLWPCQGIAPPDGAFLHLYAVDLARTPDGRWWVTADRTQAPSGAGYALENRTIVSRAFPELYRDLKVQHLAGFFRTLQETLARQAPSGDEVPLVVLLTPGRFNESYFEHLYLARQLGYPLVEGGDLTVRDATVYLKTLSGLRRVHAIMRRLDDDFCDPLELRTDSALGVPGLLEAVRQGRVLVANALGSGVLESPGLLGFLPKINQFLFCEELILPSIATWWCGEAPVLAQALEKLPELLIKPAFPSQSFAPVFGRDLSEKQRQALSERMQARPYAYVAQELAQLSQAPIWQAEDGQLQPRAIGMRMYAVASRDGYRVLPGGLTRVAAEADAEVVSMQRGGASKDTWVLGDRPPSGEQWEAQRNIGVHDLVRRDPYLPSRVVENLFWFGRYCERCDDSARLLRIMLARYVDGDDPQALEAAVELGERLMLLPDEGELPERLLAALLGDDWPFSLRSNLQRLQWAASQVRGKLSRENWQALVELQREAIELETEEPDFGELLDFLNRLVMSLAALSGFALDDMTRDEGWRFLMIGRRIERLQFLSGSLAAFLRGSGAFDQAGLEWLLELGNSSITYRSRYLAVAQLIPVLDLLLLDEQNPHAVLFQLKLVTRTLKRLNDDFGVPREAGLPQLVERLARFDLGCLENSLFGETSVRAAIEGLADLLQEIADASGQVSDRLALRHFAHVDDVSQRTVSV, from the coding sequence ATGCCTGACCTGCTAGACCGCTACCCGCTGACGGCGGGCACTTATCACGAACTGCTCGACGACAGCGGTGCGGTGCGTCCGCACTGGCGTCGGCTGTTCGACCAGTTGCAACGCAGCACGCCCGCGCAGTTGGTGCAGCGTCAGGCACTGCTGACCCGGCAGATTCAGGAAAACGGCGTGACCTACAACGTCTACGCGGACCCCAAGGGCGCGGACCGGCCGTGGGAACTGGACCTGCTGCCGCATGTGATCGCTGCTGATGAGTGGGCGCTGTTGTCAGCCGGGATCGCTCAACGGGCGCGTTTGTTGAATGCGGTGCTGGCGGATTTGTACGGGCCGCAGCGGCTGATTGCTGAAGGCTTGCTGCCGGCTGAATTGGTGTTCGGTCACAACAACTTCCTCTGGCCCTGTCAGGGCATTGCGCCGCCCGACGGGGCCTTTCTGCATCTGTATGCCGTGGATCTGGCGCGCACGCCCGACGGGCGCTGGTGGGTCACGGCGGATCGGACTCAGGCACCGTCCGGCGCCGGTTACGCCCTGGAAAATCGCACCATCGTGTCCCGGGCCTTTCCCGAGTTGTACCGCGACTTGAAGGTGCAGCACCTGGCCGGATTCTTCCGCACGCTTCAGGAAACCCTGGCCCGTCAGGCACCCAGCGGTGACGAAGTGCCGTTGGTGGTACTGCTGACACCAGGGCGTTTCAACGAAAGCTATTTTGAGCATTTGTACCTGGCGCGGCAGCTCGGTTATCCACTGGTGGAGGGCGGCGACCTCACGGTGCGCGATGCCACGGTCTACCTTAAAACCTTGAGCGGCCTGCGGCGGGTTCACGCGATCATGCGCCGGCTCGACGACGACTTCTGCGATCCGCTGGAATTGCGCACTGACTCTGCGCTTGGCGTACCTGGCCTGCTCGAAGCCGTGCGGCAGGGGCGAGTGCTGGTGGCCAACGCGCTGGGCAGCGGCGTATTGGAATCGCCAGGACTGCTGGGCTTTCTGCCGAAGATCAATCAATTCCTGTTTTGCGAAGAATTGATCCTGCCCTCCATCGCCACATGGTGGTGCGGCGAAGCGCCGGTGCTGGCCCAAGCGTTGGAAAAGCTGCCAGAGCTGCTGATCAAGCCGGCGTTTCCGTCGCAGAGCTTCGCTCCGGTATTTGGCCGCGATTTGAGCGAAAAACAGCGTCAGGCGCTTTCCGAACGCATGCAGGCGCGACCTTACGCCTATGTCGCGCAAGAACTGGCGCAATTGTCCCAGGCGCCGATCTGGCAGGCTGAGGACGGTCAGTTACAGCCCCGGGCTATCGGCATGCGCATGTATGCGGTGGCCAGTCGCGATGGCTATCGGGTGCTGCCTGGTGGCTTGACCCGTGTGGCCGCCGAGGCCGATGCCGAAGTGGTGTCGATGCAGCGCGGTGGCGCGAGCAAGGACACTTGGGTGCTGGGAGATCGGCCGCCGAGCGGCGAGCAGTGGGAAGCCCAGCGCAACATCGGCGTGCACGACCTGGTGCGGCGCGATCCGTATCTGCCGTCGCGCGTGGTGGAAAACCTGTTTTGGTTCGGCCGTTACTGTGAACGCTGCGATGACAGCGCGCGGTTGCTGCGGATCATGCTGGCGCGCTACGTCGACGGCGACGACCCGCAAGCTCTGGAGGCTGCTGTCGAACTGGGCGAGCGGTTGATGTTGTTGCCTGATGAAGGTGAATTGCCTGAACGGTTACTGGCGGCGTTGCTCGGCGATGACTGGCCGTTCAGCCTGCGTTCCAACCTGCAGCGCTTGCAGTGGGCGGCTTCGCAGGTGCGCGGCAAGCTCTCGCGGGAAAACTGGCAGGCGCTGGTGGAGTTGCAACGCGAGGCTATTGAGCTGGAAACCGAGGAACCGGATTTCGGCGAGTTGCTGGATTTCCTCAATCGTCTGGTGATGTCGCTGGCGGCGTTGTCCGGTTTTGCCCTCGACGACATGACCCGGGACGAAGGCTGGCGCTTCCTGATGATCGGCCGGCGGATCGAGCGCCTGCAATTTCTCAGCGGCAGCCTGGCGGCGTTCCTGCGCGGCAGCGGTGCCTTCGATCAGGCCGGGCTGGAATGGCTGCTGGAACTGGGCAACAGCAGCATCACCTACCGCTCGCGGTATCTGGCAGTGGCGCAATTGATCCCGGTATTGGACCTGTTGCTGCTCGATGAGCAGAACCCGCACGCTGTATTGTTCCAGCTGAAACTGGTCACCCGCACCCTCAAGCGGTTGAACGATGATTTTGGTGTGCCGCGCGAAGCGGGGCTGCCGCAATTGGTGGAGCGGCTGGCGCGCTTCGATCTGGGGTGTCTGGAGAATTCGCTGTTCGGCGAAACCAGCGTTCGTGCCGCCATTGAGGGTCTGGCCGATCTGCTGCAAGAGATCGCCGACGCCAGCGGACAAGTGTCGGATCGTCTGGCGTTGCGCCACTTCGCCCATGTCGATGATGTCAGCCAGCGCACGGTGTCCGTCTGA
- the pncB gene encoding nicotinate phosphoribosyltransferase, whose product MSESVFADRIVQNLLDTDFYKLTMMQAVLHNYPNVEVEWEFRCRNSEDLRPYLAEIRFQIERLAELSLTADQLSFMERISFMKPDFLRFLGLFRFNLRYVHTGIENGELFIRLRGPWLHVILFEVPLLSIVSEVRNRYRYRDIVLEQAREQLYRKFDWLTANASSDELSELQVADFGTRRRFSYRVQEEVVNVLKHDFPGRFVGTSNVHLSRELDMKPLGTMAHEWIMAHQQLGPRLIDSQIAALDCWVREYRGLLGIALTDCITMDAFLNDFDLYFAKLFDGLRHDSGDPVVWAEKAIAHYQKLGIDRMSKTLTFSDSLTLPKSLEIFRALRGRINVSFGIGTNLTCDIPGVEPMSIVLKMAACNGQPVAKISDEPGKTHCKDPNFVAYLRHVFKVPAALSSTPSKE is encoded by the coding sequence ATGAGCGAGAGTGTGTTTGCCGATCGCATCGTGCAGAACCTGCTCGACACCGACTTCTACAAACTGACGATGATGCAGGCGGTGCTGCACAACTACCCGAACGTGGAAGTCGAATGGGAGTTTCGTTGCCGCAACAGTGAAGACCTGCGCCCGTACCTGGCGGAAATCCGCTTCCAGATCGAGCGCCTCGCCGAGTTGAGCCTGACCGCCGACCAGTTGAGTTTCATGGAGCGCATCAGCTTCATGAAGCCGGATTTCCTGCGCTTTCTCGGGTTGTTCCGCTTCAACCTGCGCTACGTCCACACCGGCATCGAAAACGGCGAGCTGTTTATCCGCCTGCGCGGGCCGTGGCTGCATGTGATTCTTTTTGAAGTGCCGCTGCTGTCCATCGTCAGCGAAGTACGCAATCGCTATCGCTACCGGGACATCGTTCTCGAGCAGGCGCGCGAACAGCTCTATCGCAAGTTCGACTGGCTGACCGCCAACGCCAGCAGCGACGAATTGTCCGAATTGCAGGTAGCCGATTTCGGCACCCGCCGTCGTTTTTCCTACCGCGTGCAGGAAGAAGTGGTGAACGTGCTCAAGCACGATTTCCCCGGACGTTTCGTTGGCACCAGCAACGTGCATTTGTCCCGGGAACTGGACATGAAACCGCTGGGCACCATGGCCCACGAATGGATCATGGCCCACCAGCAACTCGGTCCGCGACTGATCGACAGCCAGATTGCCGCCCTTGATTGCTGGGTCCGCGAATACCGCGGCCTGCTGGGGATCGCCCTGACCGACTGCATCACCATGGATGCCTTCCTCAACGACTTCGACCTGTACTTTGCCAAACTCTTCGACGGTCTGCGCCATGACTCCGGGGATCCGGTGGTCTGGGCAGAAAAGGCGATCGCCCACTATCAAAAGCTGGGCATCGATCGGATGAGCAAGACCCTGACGTTCTCCGACAGTCTGACGCTGCCCAAGTCGCTGGAAATATTTCGCGCATTACGCGGTCGGATCAATGTCAGCTTCGGCATCGGCACCAACCTGACGTGCGATATTCCAGGTGTTGAACCGATGAGCATCGTGCTTAAAATGGCGGCCTGCAACGGCCAACCGGTGGCAAAGATCTCCGACGAGCCTGGCAAGACTCACTGCAAAGACCCGAATTTCGTCGCCTACTTGCGACACGTTTTCAAAGTTCCTGCCGCCCTTTCCAGCACACCAAGCAAGGAGTGA
- a CDS encoding DUF2126 domain-containing protein, translated as MSIHVALHHVTHYRYDRAVELGPQIVRLRPAAHSRTRILSYALKVSPEQHFINWQQDPQGNYLARLVFPEKTEELRIEVDLLAEMAVFNPFDFFLEPYAEKIPFAYAADERKELAPYLETLPLTPKFKAYLDGIDRTPLPSVDFLVALNQRLSEDIGYLIRMEPGVQTPEHTLEHASGSCRDSAWLLVQLLRNLGLAARFVSGYLIQLTADVKSLDGPSGTEVDFTDLHAWCEVYLPGAGWIGLDATSGLFAGEGHIPLACSPDPGSAAPISGLVEPCECEFTHEMSVERIWEAPRVTNPYTEDQWLAIQALGRQIDADLLEGDVRLTMGGEPTFVSIDDPDGAEWNTAALGPDKRRLSAELFQRMRKRYAPKGLVHFGQGKWYPGEQLPRWSLNCYWRRDGVPIWHNSALIADEQEDYGADGELAGRFLASVAERLKIPTRFVFPAYEDNFYYLWREGALPQNVSAEDSRLEEPLERARLRKVFSQGLDKVIGQVLPLARTAKGDQWQSGRWYLRDEHCRLVPGDSPLGYRLPLGSQPWVKAAEYPFIYPNDPNQEFPALPDTQQLNSPGAPAEAVERDLEVDESADWLTRTAFCAEAREGRLYLFMPPLERVEDYLELVTAIEATAQELHCPVLLEGYEPPSDPRLSNFRITPDPGVIEVNVQPSSTWDELVERTEFLYEEARQTRLTTEKFMIDGRHTGTGGGNHFVLGGATPADSPFLRRPDLLRSLISYWHNHPSLSYLFSGLFIGPTSQAPRVDEARNDALYELEIAFAQMPQPGEECAPWLVDRLLRNLLIDVTGNTHRAEFCIDKLYSPDGATGRLGLLELRAFEMPPHARMSLAQQLLLRALVARFWREPYAPPKLARWGTELHDRFLLPHFIEQDFADVIVDLNVSGYPVRAEWFAAHLEFRFPKVGDYAVSGIELEVRQALEPWHVLGEEGAVGGTVRYVDSSLERLQVKLSGLPPQRYLLTCNGVPVPLQPTGRVGEFVAGVRFRAWQPANCLQPTIPVHAPLVFDLLDTWMQRSLGGCQYHVAHPGGRNYDSLPVNANEAESRRMARFFRIGHSPGKLPIPILEINDELPMTLDLRRF; from the coding sequence GTGTCGATTCATGTCGCATTGCACCACGTCACGCATTACCGCTACGACCGCGCTGTCGAGCTCGGGCCGCAGATCGTTCGCCTGCGCCCGGCCGCGCACAGTCGCACGCGGATACTGTCGTACGCGCTGAAAGTCTCGCCCGAGCAGCATTTCATCAACTGGCAGCAAGACCCCCAGGGCAATTACCTGGCGCGGTTGGTGTTCCCCGAGAAAACCGAGGAACTGCGGATCGAAGTCGATCTGCTGGCCGAAATGGCGGTGTTCAATCCGTTCGACTTCTTCCTCGAGCCTTACGCCGAAAAGATCCCGTTCGCCTACGCCGCGGACGAGCGCAAGGAGCTGGCGCCGTACCTGGAAACCTTGCCCCTGACGCCGAAGTTCAAAGCGTATCTGGACGGCATCGACCGTACGCCGCTGCCGAGCGTGGATTTCCTGGTGGCGCTCAACCAGCGGCTGAGCGAAGACATTGGCTACCTGATCCGTATGGAACCGGGCGTGCAAACGCCTGAACACACGCTTGAACATGCCTCCGGCTCCTGCCGCGACTCGGCGTGGTTGCTGGTGCAATTGCTGCGCAACCTTGGGTTGGCGGCGCGTTTCGTCTCCGGCTATCTGATTCAACTCACCGCCGACGTCAAAAGTCTCGATGGCCCTTCGGGCACTGAAGTTGATTTCACTGACCTGCACGCCTGGTGCGAAGTCTATTTGCCGGGTGCCGGCTGGATCGGCCTGGACGCGACGTCGGGGCTGTTTGCCGGTGAAGGACACATTCCGTTGGCGTGTAGCCCCGATCCGGGCTCTGCGGCACCGATCAGTGGCCTGGTGGAACCGTGCGAGTGCGAATTCACCCACGAAATGTCCGTGGAGCGGATTTGGGAGGCGCCGCGAGTCACCAATCCCTACACCGAAGATCAATGGCTGGCGATCCAGGCACTGGGCCGGCAGATCGATGCCGACCTGCTGGAAGGCGACGTACGCCTGACCATGGGCGGCGAGCCGACCTTCGTCTCCATCGACGACCCGGACGGCGCCGAATGGAACACCGCTGCGCTCGGGCCGGACAAGCGTCGCCTGTCCGCCGAACTGTTCCAGCGCATGCGCAAGCGCTACGCGCCCAAGGGCCTGGTGCATTTCGGTCAAGGCAAGTGGTACCCCGGCGAACAACTGCCGCGCTGGTCGCTCAACTGCTACTGGCGCCGCGACGGCGTGCCGATCTGGCACAACAGCGCGCTGATTGCAGACGAGCAGGAAGACTATGGTGCCGATGGCGAGTTGGCCGGGCGCTTTCTGGCGAGTGTCGCCGAACGTTTGAAAATTCCGACACGATTTGTGTTCCCGGCCTACGAAGACAACTTCTATTACCTCTGGCGCGAAGGCGCATTGCCGCAGAACGTCAGTGCCGAAGACTCACGCCTGGAAGAACCGCTGGAGCGTGCGCGTCTGCGTAAAGTCTTCAGTCAGGGGCTGGATAAAGTGATCGGCCAGGTCCTGCCGCTGGCGCGTACGGCCAAGGGCGATCAGTGGCAAAGCGGTCGCTGGTACCTGCGTGACGAGCACTGTCGACTGGTGCCGGGGGATTCGCCGCTGGGGTATCGCTTGCCGCTGGGTTCGCAGCCGTGGGTGAAGGCTGCCGAGTATCCGTTCATTTATCCCAACGACCCCAACCAGGAATTCCCGGCGCTCCCCGACACTCAGCAGCTGAACAGCCCCGGAGCACCGGCCGAAGCGGTCGAGCGGGATCTGGAGGTCGACGAATCCGCCGACTGGCTGACCCGCACCGCATTCTGTGCCGAGGCTCGTGAAGGGCGGTTGTACCTGTTCATGCCGCCGCTGGAGCGGGTCGAGGATTATCTGGAGCTGGTCACCGCGATCGAGGCCACGGCGCAGGAACTGCATTGCCCTGTGTTGCTGGAAGGCTATGAGCCGCCGAGCGACCCGCGCCTGAGCAACTTCCGCATCACCCCGGACCCAGGCGTGATCGAGGTCAACGTTCAGCCATCCTCGACTTGGGACGAACTGGTCGAACGCACCGAGTTTCTCTACGAAGAAGCGCGCCAAACCCGGCTGACCACCGAGAAATTCATGATCGATGGCCGACACACCGGCACCGGCGGCGGTAACCATTTCGTACTGGGTGGCGCGACACCGGCTGACTCACCGTTTCTGCGCCGTCCCGATCTGCTGCGCAGCCTGATCAGCTACTGGCATAACCACCCGTCCTTGTCCTACCTGTTTTCAGGATTGTTCATCGGTCCGACGTCCCAGGCGCCGCGCGTCGATGAAGCACGCAACGATGCGTTGTACGAGCTGGAAATCGCCTTCGCCCAAATGCCCCAACCCGGCGAGGAATGCGCGCCATGGCTGGTGGATCGGTTGTTGCGCAACCTGCTGATCGACGTGACCGGCAACACCCATCGCGCCGAGTTCTGCATCGACAAGCTTTATTCACCGGACGGCGCGACGGGGCGCCTGGGCTTGCTGGAGTTGCGTGCCTTTGAAATGCCACCGCATGCGCGCATGAGCCTGGCGCAACAGTTGTTGCTGCGAGCGCTGGTGGCGCGATTCTGGCGCGAGCCTTATGCGCCGCCGAAACTGGCGCGCTGGGGCACTGAGTTGCACGACCGGTTTTTGTTGCCGCACTTTATCGAGCAGGATTTCGCCGACGTCATCGTGGACCTCAACGTCTCGGGTTACCCGGTGCGGGCCGAGTGGTTTGCCGCACATCTGGAGTTCCGTTTCCCCAAGGTCGGCGATTACGCGGTCAGCGGCATCGAACTGGAAGTGCGTCAGGCGCTCGAGCCGTGGCATGTGCTGGGCGAGGAGGGCGCCGTCGGCGGCACGGTGCGGTACGTGGATTCGTCCCTTGAGCGTTTGCAGGTCAAGCTCTCCGGCCTGCCGCCGCAACGTTATTTGTTGACCTGCAACGGCGTTCCGGTGCCCTTGCAACCTACCGGACGGGTTGGCGAATTTGTGGCCGGCGTACGTTTCCGTGCCTGGCAGCCAGCCAATTGCCTGCAACCGACCATTCCCGTCCACGCGCCGCTGGTGTTCGACCTGCTCGATACCTGGATGCAGCGTTCGCTGGGTGGCTGTCAGTACCACGTCGCCCATCCGGGCGGGCGCAATTACGACAGTTTGCCGGTAAACGCCAATGAAGCCGAAAGTCGGAGGATGGCGCGATTCTTCCGCATCGGACACAGCCCAGGGAAACTTCCTATACCGATTCTGGAAATTAACGACGAGCTGCCGATGACTCTCGATTTGCGACGTTTCTAA
- the azu gene encoding azurin, with product MFAKLVAVSLLTLASSQLMAAECKTTIDSTDQMSFNTKAIEIDKSCKTFTVELTHSGNLPKNVMGHNWVLSKEADMQPIATDGLAAGIDKNYLKEGDARVIAHTKIIGAKETDSVTFDVSKLDAAEKYGFFCSFPGHISMMKGTVTLK from the coding sequence ATGTTTGCCAAACTTGTTGCGGTATCCCTGCTGACACTGGCCAGCAGTCAATTGATGGCTGCCGAGTGCAAGACGACCATCGACTCCACAGACCAAATGTCCTTCAACACCAAGGCCATTGAAATCGACAAAAGCTGCAAGACTTTCACCGTTGAACTGACCCACTCCGGCAACCTGCCGAAAAACGTGATGGGCCATAACTGGGTGCTGAGCAAAGAGGCTGACATGCAGCCGATCGCCACCGACGGCCTGGCGGCCGGTATCGACAAGAACTACCTGAAGGAAGGTGATGCGCGCGTTATCGCTCACACCAAAATCATCGGTGCCAAGGAAACCGACTCGGTGACCTTCGATGTGTCGAAGCTTGATGCTGCCGAGAAATACGGCTTCTTCTGCTCGTTCCCGGGCCACATTTCGATGATGAAAGGCACGGTTACGCTGAAGTAA